One segment of Streptomyces sp. YIM 121038 DNA contains the following:
- a CDS encoding ubiquinol-cytochrome c reductase cytochrome b subunit: MSTENTTATAAPSTDSRKKAPAGERVADWADGRLGIYSLAKANMRKIFPDHWSFMLGEICLYSFIIIILTGVYLTLFFHPSMNEVEYHGSYVPLQGQLMSEAFNSTMHISFDVRGGLLIRQIHHWAALIFLAGMFVHMMRVFFTGAFRKPREVNWLFGFLLFVLGMFTGFTGYSLPDDLLSGTGVRFMQGAVLSVPIVGTYLSMFLFGGEFPGGDFVARFYSVHILLLPGIMLGLVVAHLILVFYHKHTQFAGPGKTNKNVVGMPLLPVYMAKAGGFFFLVFGVIAAVAAIASINPIWAIGPYRPDQVSTGAQPDWYMGFAEGLIRVMPGWEINLWGHTLVLGVFIPLVIFPLVLAAIAVYPFIESWVTGDKREHHILDRPRNAPTRTAFGVAWVTAYMIMLVGGGNDLWATHFHLSINAITWFVRIFFFVGPVIAFVVTKRICLGLQRRDKDKVLHGRESGIIKRLPHGEFIEVHEPLDQDQLHTLTAHEQYKPLEIGPTVDENGVERKVTGSQKLRAKLSKGMYGEDGQIPKPTVDEYKEITSGHGHH, encoded by the coding sequence ATGAGCACCGAGAACACCACGGCGACGGCGGCCCCGTCGACCGATTCACGCAAGAAAGCGCCCGCCGGTGAGCGGGTCGCGGACTGGGCCGACGGCCGCCTTGGGATCTACTCCCTGGCCAAGGCCAACATGCGCAAGATCTTCCCGGACCACTGGTCCTTCATGCTCGGTGAGATCTGCCTCTACAGCTTCATCATCATCATCCTCACGGGTGTGTACCTGACGCTGTTCTTCCACCCGTCGATGAACGAGGTGGAGTACCACGGCAGCTACGTGCCCCTGCAGGGCCAGCTGATGTCCGAGGCGTTCAACTCGACCATGCACATCTCCTTCGATGTGCGCGGTGGTCTGCTGATCCGGCAGATCCACCACTGGGCGGCGCTGATCTTCCTCGCCGGCATGTTCGTGCACATGATGCGCGTGTTCTTCACGGGTGCGTTCCGCAAGCCGCGTGAGGTCAACTGGCTGTTCGGCTTCCTGCTGTTCGTCCTCGGCATGTTCACCGGCTTCACCGGTTACTCGCTGCCCGACGACCTGCTCTCCGGCACCGGTGTCCGCTTCATGCAGGGCGCGGTCCTGTCCGTGCCGATCGTGGGCACGTACCTGTCGATGTTCCTCTTCGGCGGGGAGTTCCCCGGCGGTGACTTCGTCGCGCGGTTCTACTCGGTGCACATCCTGCTGCTGCCGGGCATCATGCTCGGCCTCGTGGTGGCGCACCTGATCCTGGTCTTCTACCACAAGCACACGCAGTTCGCGGGCCCCGGAAAGACCAACAAGAACGTCGTCGGCATGCCGCTCCTTCCGGTCTACATGGCCAAGGCCGGAGGCTTCTTCTTCCTGGTCTTCGGTGTCATCGCGGCCGTCGCGGCGATCGCCTCGATCAACCCGATCTGGGCCATCGGCCCGTACCGCCCGGACCAGGTGTCCACCGGCGCCCAGCCCGACTGGTACATGGGCTTCGCCGAGGGTCTGATCCGTGTCATGCCGGGCTGGGAGATCAACCTCTGGGGCCACACGCTGGTCCTCGGCGTGTTCATCCCGCTGGTCATCTTCCCGCTGGTCCTCGCGGCCATCGCCGTCTACCCGTTCATCGAGTCCTGGGTCACCGGCGACAAGCGCGAGCACCACATCCTGGACCGCCCGCGCAACGCCCCGACGCGGACCGCGTTCGGTGTCGCCTGGGTCACCGCGTACATGATCATGCTGGTCGGTGGCGGCAACGACCTGTGGGCCACGCACTTCCACCTGTCGATCAACGCCATCACCTGGTTCGTCCGGATCTTCTTCTTCGTCGGACCGGTCATCGCGTTCGTCGTCACCAAGCGGATCTGCCTGGGCCTCCAGCGCCGCGACAAGGACAAGGTGCTGCACGGGCGCGAGTCCGGCATCATCAAGCGCCTGCCGCACGGTGAGTTCATCGAGGTGCACGAGCCGCTCGACCAGGACCAGCTGCACACCCTCACCGCGCACGAGCAGTACAAGCCGCTCGAGATCGGCCCGACGGTCGACGAGAACGGCGTCGAGCGCA